CATCGGTAGAAATTGCCATGCCTGCTAAACCTAGCGCATATAAAACACCACCAGCAATCATGATTTTGAATGCCCCATAACGATCGGCTAGTGCGCCTGTTACAGGCTGAACAGCGCCCCAAATGAGATTTTGAAGGGCAATAGTCAATGCAAAGGTCTCGCGGCCCCAGCCATTGGCTGATGTAATCGGAAGATTAAATAGGCCAAACCCATGGCGAATTCCCATGGATAAGGTCACCATGAGTCCGCCGTAGATGAGGACCTGCTGCATCGAGAGGCCGGGTTTGGTGCTTTGCTGGCTCATAGGATTAGATGATTCCTTTTTTGCGCAATGCTTCAATGGACTTGTCGTCGAGCTTGAGTCGCTCATGCAAGATTTCATTTGTATGTTGGCCCAAGGTTGGTGGCGCCATGCGAACTTCTGTAGGGGTCTTTGAAAGGCGCATCGGGCTAGCTACTAACTTCATGTTTCCGGTAGTTGGGTGAGGAACATCGATCTGTACGCCGCGATGAATGACTTGCTCATTTTCAAAGACTTCTTTGAAGTTATTGATTGGGCCGCAAGGTACATTGGCTTTCTCAAGCATGGCAATCCATTCGCCCTTAGTCTTTTTGCGAGTCATTTGCTCTAGCAATGGGATGAGTTGCTTGCGATGCTCAACGCGCAGAGGATTTGATACATAGAGTGGGTTATCGGCTAAGTGAGCCTCACCACCTGCAGTAACAAAATGTCTAAATTGACCGTCATTGCCTGCACCCACAATCATCCAGCCATCCGAAGTGGGGAAGGTTTGATAGGGAACAATGATCGGGGAGGCATTGCCCCAGCGCTTAGGAACCTCGCCTGAAGTGAGATAGGCGCTGGAAACGTTGGCCATTACCGCTACTTGCGTATCGAGGAGCGACATATCAATGTATTGACCCTCGCCAGTCTGGTCGCGATGAATGATCGCGGCAAGGATCGCGGTGCTGGCATACATGCCGGTAAAGATGTCTGCGATAGCAACACCAGATTTTTGGGGGCTTGCAC
The window above is part of the Polynucleobacter sp. AP-Kolm-20A-A1 genome. Proteins encoded here:
- a CDS encoding CaiB/BaiF CoA-transferase family protein; this encodes MGALSHIRVLDLSRVLAGPWCAQNLADLGADVIKVERPGVGDDTRHWGPPFAKDINGKDTDESAYFICINRNKRSITVDIAKPEGQELIRQLAAESDVVIENYKVGDLAKYGLDYESLKKVKADLVYCSITGFGQTGPYAHRPGYDFIIQGMGGFMSVTGEAHDFEGASPQKSGVAIADIFTGMYASTAILAAIIHRDQTGEGQYIDMSLLDTQVAVMANVSSAYLTSGEVPKRWGNASPIIVPYQTFPTSDGWMIVGAGNDGQFRHFVTAGGEAHLADNPLYVSNPLRVEHRKQLIPLLEQMTRKKTKGEWIAMLEKANVPCGPINNFKEVFENEQVIHRGVQIDVPHPTTGNMKLVASPMRLSKTPTEVRMAPPTLGQHTNEILHERLKLDDKSIEALRKKGII